Genomic DNA from Gemmatimonadota bacterium:
AACGCTGGCCCTGCGTCGTGTTATAATTCCCCAGGGCCGGGGGCTGAGGAGGGGTGGGCACCCTACGCGTACATGTGCCCAGCGGCTCTTCGGCTACGCTCGGGGCAGGCTCCGCAGTGGTGCCCGGTCGTTGGTGGTGGTGGGACGTAGAGATTTTCGGGCACGGGCACGGGCACGGGCACGCGCAGGCGTAGGCGTACACGTAGGGGAGCGACCGATTCGGGCATCCGCTGTGCGGTTCAGGGCATCGCCTGTGCGGTCTCGTTGAGGCGTGCCCTCCGGGCCTGGGCAGCACAACAGCGCTCATTGGCGTAAGTCCATGTCACAACTGTATATTGTGAGCACGCCCATCGGGAACCTGGGCGATATCACCTACCGCGCCGTCGAGGTTCTGGGCGCTGTCGACCGTATCCTGGCGGAGGACACCCGCCGGACGTCCATCCTCTTGCGGCACTACGGCATTGCGACGCCGCTGGTATCTGCGCACGCGCACAACGAGGCGGCGCGGGCCGCCCGTATCGTCGGCTGGCTGGATGCGGGGCTGCAGCTCGCGCTGGTCTCCGACGCCGGCACGCCGCTGATCTCGGACCCGGGCGCACGGATCGTGCAACGGGTGATCGCGGCGGGTCACCGGGTCGTGCCGGTGCCGGGCCCCTCGGCGTTGCTGGCGGCCCTGGCGGCTGGGGGAGTGGATCCCGAGCCGTTTACGTTTTACGGCTTTGTGCCGCGCAGCGGCCGGGCGCGAGTGGAGCGGCTGGAGGAGATCTCGCGGCTGAGGCACGCGGCGGTGCTGTACGAGGCGCCGGGCCGGCTGGCGAAGC
This window encodes:
- the rsmI gene encoding 16S rRNA (cytidine(1402)-2'-O)-methyltransferase; translation: MSQLYIVSTPIGNLGDITYRAVEVLGAVDRILAEDTRRTSILLRHYGIATPLVSAHAHNEAARAARIVGWLDAGLQLALVSDAGTPLISDPGARIVQRVIAAGHRVVPVPGPSALLAALAAGGVDPEPFTFYGFVPRSGRARVERLEEISRLRHAAVLYEAPGRLAKLLRDLTARCEPSRQVVVARELTKVHESVVRGTLAVAAAYYENQTPRAEVVVGLAGAAAQPAGEEDVQQLAQALLAEGRPASGVARELGRRLGVPRRRAYQIVLSLVGEGGGEAE